A genomic region of Thunnus albacares chromosome 4, fThuAlb1.1, whole genome shotgun sequence contains the following coding sequences:
- the oser1 gene encoding oxidative stress-responsive serine-rich protein 1, which produces MEAGGKDCEEETLQTAFKKLRVDAESVPGAVSVSEALAPRASRACLDNSGAKPKLSCPKDNWHGCMRKTSRGASRTQRRRRSKSPILHPPKFTYCSTSAASALSPPSVCLKHQRLAMPEPAEPHPAVDGRTTSSVAVTAQKELSPSGTAGHISPVVFGAGAVVSSPSLQEIPVVITTAATSSRQDGGSSGDVRSSEGNGSEKSACDGAESGAGAPAEAADFRALSKLHSSGSAEGPHIPCSSCAQRNRSDSPKGPKESTQGAESQCQCQPTHHLSWNGVEVYSFTGLRNVISECERSLPSQDAPRTLSANSNAAAASSPSSSSSPALSSGSPRSCSEQARAYVDDITIEDLSGYMEYYLYIPKKMSHMAEMMYT; this is translated from the exons ATGGAGGCAGGAGGGAAGGACTGCGAAGAGGAGACGCTGCAGACTGCCTTTAAGAAGCTGAGGGTGGATGCTGAGAG TGTCCCTGGAGCTGTGAGCGTTTCCGAGGCGTTGGCTCCCAGAGCGTCTCGAGCTTGTCTCGACAACAGCGGAGCGAAGCCCAAACTCAGCTGCCCCAAGGACAACTGGCATGG CTGCATGAGGAAAACATCTCGAGGAGCATCCAGAACCCAACGGCGTCGGAGGTCCAAGTCCCCCATCCTCCACCCCCCGAAGTTCACCTACTGCAGCACCTCTGCAGCCTCTGCACTGTCGCCCCCTAGTGTCTGCCTGAAGCACCAGCGCCTGGCCATGCCAGAGCCTGCGGAGCCTCATCCCGCAGTCGATGGAAGAACGACCTCCTCTGTCGCCGTCACTGCCCAGAAAGAGCTCTCTCCTTCGGGCACCGCGGGCCACATTTCTCCCGTGGTGTTCGGAGCTGGAGCCGTGGTTTCCTCACCATCATTACAAGAGATCCCCGTTGTCATTACTACTGCTGCGACGTCATCCAGGCAGGATGGAGGAAGCTCTGGAGATGTTCGATCGAGCGAGGGGAACGGCTCGGAGAAAAGCGCCTGTGACGGAGCGGAATCCGGAGCGGGAGCGCCCGCGGAAGCTGCCGACTTCCGAGCTCTATCCAAGCTGCACAGCAGCGGTTCGGCAGAAGGCCCCCACATTCCCTGCTCCTCCTGTGCTCAGAGAAACCGCTCCGATTCCCCAAAAGGCCCTAAAGAGAGTACGCAGGGGGCCGAGTCTCAGTGCCAGTGCCAGCCCACCCATCACCTGAGCTGGAACGGCGTGGAGGTGTACTCCTTCACGGGGCTCCGCAACGTCATCTCAGAGTGCGAGAGGAGCCTGCCGAGCCAAGATGCACCCAGAACTCTCAGCGCCAACAGTAACGCCGCCGCAGCTTCGTCGCCTTCATCGTCATCGTCTCCGGCGTTGTCGTCAGGTTCCCCACGCTCGTGCTCGGAGCAGGCGCGAGCCTACGTCGATGACATCACAATAGAGGACCTTTCTGGTTACATGGAGTATTATCTATACATCCCCAAGAAGATGTCACACATGGCTGAGATGATGTAcacttaa